The Candidatus Acidiferrales bacterium genome has a segment encoding these proteins:
- a CDS encoding 3,4-dehydroadipyl-CoA semialdehyde dehydrogenase produces the protein MSVVRNVVDLTTEKMHYYAESCGQGDLVQNPSVFIAKTDGGMHVKLPNYVCDEWKEGAGPGEALIDPVTGDELTRVSSQGVDLKAALEFARSRGSAGLQGFSYRERADMLTKIADVLTANRDEYFRISLLNSGTTQADASFDVDGAIYTVKYYAKAGRALAEGKILVEGAGIPLSKTGAFSAQHFLVPLKGVAIFINAFNFPAWGFCEKTAPALLSGVPIVVKPASPTAWLTHRMVEDIVKANILPAGAISIVCGSARDLLDHVTEGDVVSFTGSAETAAKIRSHASVLRHSVRVNIEADSINSAILGADVSPGNDLFDLLVKEVVREMTLKAGQKCTAIRRVFVARQNMKALGEAISSRLSSLKVGNPRNADVKVGPVVNKAQQTSCREGLRQLKMECSVIFGGDENFQPIDADPQKSAFVEPTLLACENGSEAKFVHDVEVFGPAATLIAYDSPENLIALARRGRGSLVASIFSNDSGFAEKVVLGISDLHGRVMVIDSNVGSQHTGHGNVMPNCLHGGPGRAGGGEELAGLRALLLYHRRVVVQGPPNCIADLAKLSSDASLLYS, from the coding sequence ATGAGTGTCGTACGAAATGTTGTGGATTTGACGACCGAGAAGATGCACTATTATGCCGAATCCTGCGGGCAAGGGGACCTGGTTCAGAATCCTAGCGTATTTATTGCCAAGACCGATGGAGGAATGCACGTGAAGCTGCCGAACTATGTGTGTGACGAATGGAAGGAAGGCGCAGGACCCGGAGAAGCGTTGATCGATCCTGTTACCGGAGACGAACTAACGCGGGTTTCTTCGCAGGGCGTGGATTTGAAAGCCGCTCTCGAGTTTGCCCGTTCGCGCGGCAGTGCTGGATTACAAGGATTCTCCTATCGCGAGCGCGCGGACATGCTCACGAAAATTGCAGATGTGCTGACGGCGAACCGTGACGAGTATTTTCGCATTTCGCTCCTGAATTCGGGCACAACGCAAGCTGACGCTTCGTTTGATGTGGACGGCGCGATTTACACGGTGAAGTACTACGCGAAAGCCGGCCGGGCACTCGCGGAAGGGAAAATCCTGGTGGAGGGTGCCGGGATTCCACTCTCGAAAACCGGCGCGTTTTCCGCGCAACATTTCCTCGTGCCATTAAAAGGGGTGGCGATTTTCATCAATGCCTTCAATTTTCCGGCATGGGGGTTCTGCGAGAAAACAGCGCCAGCGCTTCTTTCGGGTGTGCCGATCGTGGTCAAACCAGCTTCGCCTACGGCTTGGCTGACGCACCGCATGGTCGAAGACATTGTAAAGGCAAATATCCTGCCGGCAGGGGCTATTTCAATTGTTTGTGGCTCCGCGCGCGATCTGCTCGATCATGTCACCGAAGGAGACGTTGTTTCTTTCACTGGTTCGGCGGAGACGGCTGCCAAAATTCGCTCGCATGCGAGTGTTCTGCGGCATTCGGTGCGTGTGAATATCGAAGCCGATAGCATCAATTCGGCGATTCTTGGAGCCGATGTTTCCCCCGGAAACGATTTGTTCGATTTGCTGGTTAAAGAAGTTGTGCGCGAGATGACGCTGAAGGCTGGCCAGAAATGCACGGCGATTCGTCGCGTCTTCGTCGCGCGTCAAAATATGAAGGCCCTCGGCGAAGCGATCTCCAGTCGCTTGAGCTCCCTAAAAGTGGGAAATCCGCGGAATGCAGATGTGAAAGTCGGACCTGTGGTCAACAAGGCTCAGCAAACATCATGCCGGGAAGGCCTACGACAGTTGAAGATGGAGTGCTCGGTCATATTCGGTGGAGATGAGAATTTTCAGCCTATTGACGCCGACCCGCAGAAATCCGCATTCGTGGAGCCCACGTTGCTGGCTTGCGAAAATGGATCTGAAGCGAAATTTGTCCATGATGTAGAAGTATTCGGTCCCGCTGCGACGCTTATCGCGTACGATTCGCCCGAAAATCTCATTGCGCTTGCCCGGCGTGGCCGGGGTTCGCTTGTGGCCTCGATCTTTTCAAATGATTCGGGATTCGCGGAAAAGGTGGTCCTCGGAATCAGCGACCTTCATGGACGTGTGATGGTCATTGACTCGAATGTCGGAAGCCAGCATACGGGCCACGGCAACGTCATGCCCAATTGCTTGCACGGCGGCCCAGGGAGAGCCGGCGGGGGCGAGGAGCTCGCCGGCTTGCGCGCGCTGCTGCTTTACCATCGCCGCGTTGTCGTACAAGGACCGCCGAATTGCATCGCTGACCTGGCGAAACTCTCATCCGATGCAAGCCTGCTCTATTCATAG
- the leuB gene encoding 3-isopropylmalate dehydrogenase, whose protein sequence is MTGVRKKIAVLAGDGIGPEVVRAAISILEECARSFHHHFDFIELPFGGVAIDQCGRPLPTETLQGCRDADAVLLGAVGGSKWDSQPLDRRPEAGLLGLRKELGLYINVRPVKLFESLREISPLRIEKSSTIDLEIVRELAGGIYFGPRQAGGENAEEFASDTEIYSVREIERVALYAFRRAAARRGQLASIDKANVLASSGLWRRTVQRIAKDFPEVTVESLYVDNAALQILLRPSQFDVMLTSNMFGDILSDEAAGLVGSIGLIPSMSLGNGTALYEPIHGSAPQLAGKDCANPVGTILCAAMMMRESFGLAAEAKAIERAVAHALSRGYRTPDVASPGAKSSIHIVGCAEMSARIRAALSESLSETERYGWGV, encoded by the coding sequence ATGACAGGTGTTCGCAAGAAGATTGCTGTTCTCGCCGGCGACGGTATTGGCCCGGAGGTCGTCCGCGCGGCCATTTCGATTCTCGAAGAGTGCGCGCGTAGCTTCCATCATCATTTTGATTTCATAGAACTGCCTTTTGGCGGCGTTGCCATCGACCAGTGCGGCCGCCCGCTTCCCACAGAGACGCTTCAGGGCTGCCGTGATGCTGACGCTGTTCTTCTCGGTGCGGTTGGCGGCTCCAAATGGGATAGCCAGCCGCTCGACCGCCGCCCCGAGGCCGGTTTGCTCGGACTCCGCAAAGAGCTGGGCCTTTACATCAACGTCCGTCCGGTCAAGTTGTTTGAGTCACTTCGCGAGATTTCACCGTTGCGCATAGAGAAGAGTTCCACGATTGATTTGGAGATTGTGCGTGAGCTTGCCGGTGGAATCTACTTCGGCCCACGCCAGGCAGGCGGTGAGAACGCTGAAGAATTTGCATCCGACACAGAAATCTATTCCGTCAGAGAAATCGAACGCGTCGCGCTCTATGCTTTTCGCCGCGCGGCCGCTCGCCGCGGCCAACTGGCAAGCATCGACAAGGCGAATGTGCTCGCCAGTTCCGGGTTGTGGCGGCGAACCGTTCAGCGTATCGCCAAGGATTTTCCAGAAGTCACCGTCGAATCCTTGTATGTCGACAACGCGGCTCTGCAAATTCTTCTGCGTCCATCGCAATTCGACGTCATGTTGACGTCGAACATGTTCGGCGACATCTTGAGCGACGAGGCTGCGGGACTCGTCGGTTCGATCGGCCTGATCCCATCGATGAGTCTCGGCAATGGCACTGCGCTTTATGAACCAATCCACGGTTCTGCGCCGCAGTTGGCCGGAAAGGATTGTGCCAATCCCGTTGGCACGATTCTTTGCGCGGCGATGATGATGCGCGAATCCTTCGGCCTGGCCGCCGAAGCAAAAGCAATCGAACGTGCTGTGGCGCACGCGCTTTCCCGCGGCTACCGTACGCCGGACGTCGCCAGTCCCGGCGCGAAATCGAGCATACACATCGTTGGTTGTGCGGAGATGTCCGCGCGAATTCGTGCGGCGCTTTCGGAATCGCTCTCGGAGACAGAGCGCTACGGCTGGGGAGTTTAA
- a CDS encoding amino acid permease — MMHSHNPQEAASPNTSSLAARIGLFDATMIVMGGIIGSGIFINSYVVAEQVHTPFLIIGAWAAGGVIAMAGAFIWAELAARMPQVGGQYAYLREAYHPAVAFLYGWVLLLVIQTGGMAAVAVTFAKYFIELTHLPVADGVIATLALGLLTLINCFGVRAGSTVQSMLMVLKILAIAVLVFCGAVFLMRHGNPAFSSEKPHPLLDRPVSFDLVTAIGAALVPVLFAYGGWQTSNFVAEEIREPRKNLPRALVIGVIGVILLYLSVNFVYVYVLGPLGLAQTSTPASAVMLIAFGQKGAALIAIGIAISALGFLSQSILTAPRVYFAMAEDGLFFRSAGWLDPRHRVPVVAIALQGIAAIIIALSGRYDQILSYVVSMDFLFFGLTATCLFAFRRRDSPRDEYGPARGLARMPGHPITTVLFVAACWLVVINTIFKYPRNTAIGFGILFAGIPVYFFWSWQKSKRGTDS; from the coding sequence ATGATGCATTCACACAATCCGCAAGAAGCTGCATCCCCGAATACATCAAGTCTCGCTGCTCGCATCGGCCTTTTCGACGCGACGATGATTGTGATGGGTGGGATCATCGGTTCAGGCATTTTTATCAATTCATACGTCGTTGCGGAGCAGGTTCATACACCGTTTTTAATTATTGGCGCATGGGCCGCAGGCGGAGTGATCGCAATGGCCGGGGCATTCATCTGGGCGGAGCTTGCGGCGCGTATGCCCCAAGTCGGCGGGCAATACGCCTATTTGCGCGAAGCTTATCATCCGGCAGTCGCATTTCTTTACGGATGGGTATTGCTATTGGTGATTCAGACCGGCGGCATGGCGGCCGTCGCCGTGACATTTGCCAAGTATTTCATCGAACTGACCCACCTCCCCGTTGCCGACGGTGTGATCGCCACGCTCGCGCTTGGCCTATTGACGCTGATCAATTGCTTCGGCGTCCGCGCGGGAAGCACGGTTCAAAGCATGCTGATGGTTTTGAAGATTCTGGCCATTGCAGTGCTTGTTTTTTGCGGCGCGGTTTTTCTGATGCGCCATGGGAATCCTGCATTTTCAAGCGAGAAGCCACATCCGCTGCTGGATCGCCCAGTCTCGTTTGATCTTGTAACAGCCATCGGTGCCGCGCTGGTTCCTGTGCTGTTCGCATATGGCGGATGGCAAACGTCGAACTTTGTCGCCGAAGAAATCCGCGAGCCGCGAAAGAATCTCCCGCGCGCACTTGTCATTGGCGTCATCGGAGTCATATTGCTCTATCTCTCAGTGAACTTCGTTTATGTTTACGTTTTGGGACCTTTGGGGTTGGCGCAAACGAGCACGCCAGCCTCGGCCGTCATGCTCATTGCATTTGGTCAGAAGGGCGCCGCATTGATTGCCATCGGCATCGCCATATCGGCGTTGGGATTCCTGAGCCAATCGATTCTCACGGCTCCGCGCGTTTATTTCGCCATGGCGGAGGACGGCCTATTCTTTCGCTCTGCTGGCTGGCTGGATCCGCGGCATCGCGTGCCTGTTGTCGCCATCGCGCTGCAAGGAATCGCGGCCATCATTATTGCCTTATCCGGACGTTACGACCAGATTCTCAGTTACGTCGTTTCGATGGATTTTCTTTTCTTCGGGCTTACGGCAACATGCCTTTTTGCCTTTCGCCGCCGCGACTCGCCGAGGGATGAATACGGTCCTGCCAGAGGACTTGCACGCATGCCGGGACATCCAATTACAACTGTCCTCTTTGTTGCGGCGTGCTGGCTTGTGGTCATCAACACGATTTTCAAATATCCCCGCAATACCGCGATAGGATTCGGTATTTTATTCGCAGGGATTCCTGTGTATTTTTTCTGGAGCTGGCAAAAATCAAAAAGAGGCACTGATTCGTGA
- a CDS encoding LysR substrate-binding domain-containing protein produces MDISSLQVFLTVAREHSFSRAAEKLFRTQPAVSISVRKLEEWVGQPLFVRGTGAGKLTEAGALLVEYAERMLNLREEARRSLEDLAGLRRGRLSLGVNESSIHALLPALGRFRKKHPEVEIAIHRVYSRDIPREILNYRLDLGVASYRPPDKALAAMEFLRDDLAFVVHPRHRLAKQRRVSIADLGSEVFVAHIVSSPYRERVIQLFAQNRVQLQMGVELPTIESIKRFVEMGMGVAIVPRMCVQTEVERGQLTEVRIREMHLRRDLFLIFRRDRPLSHPARAFVRLLRPRHIADFE; encoded by the coding sequence ATGGACATCAGCTCCCTGCAAGTATTTCTGACCGTGGCACGAGAGCACAGCTTTTCGCGCGCGGCGGAAAAGCTCTTCCGCACCCAGCCGGCTGTCAGCATCTCTGTGCGCAAGCTGGAAGAATGGGTGGGCCAGCCTCTATTCGTTCGCGGTACGGGCGCGGGAAAACTCACAGAGGCGGGAGCGCTGCTCGTCGAATATGCCGAGCGCATGCTGAACCTGCGGGAGGAGGCGCGGCGTAGCTTGGAAGATCTGGCCGGACTGCGTCGCGGAAGATTGTCGCTCGGAGTGAACGAAAGTTCGATTCACGCGCTGTTGCCGGCGCTGGGACGTTTTCGCAAAAAGCATCCAGAGGTCGAAATTGCCATTCATCGGGTATATTCGCGCGACATTCCGCGCGAAATTCTCAATTACCGGCTCGATTTGGGCGTGGCGTCCTATCGTCCGCCGGACAAGGCTCTGGCAGCCATGGAATTTCTGCGTGACGATCTGGCGTTCGTAGTCCATCCCCGACACCGATTAGCAAAACAACGCCGCGTATCGATCGCCGACCTGGGCAGCGAAGTCTTCGTGGCTCATATTGTTTCGTCTCCATACCGCGAACGTGTGATCCAGCTTTTCGCGCAGAATCGTGTGCAACTTCAGATGGGCGTCGAACTGCCAACGATTGAGAGCATCAAGCGATTCGTCGAGATGGGCATGGGTGTCGCAATCGTTCCGCGCATGTGTGTGCAAACAGAAGTCGAGCGCGGCCAGCTCACGGAAGTTCGCATCCGCGAAATGCATTTGCGCCGTGATTTGTTTCTGATTTTCCGGCGGGATCGACCGCTCTCGCATCCGGCGCGGGCCTTTGTTCGTCTACTGCGGCCCAGGCACATCGCAGATTTCGAGTGA
- a CDS encoding DUF72 domain-containing protein has protein sequence MAEIYAGTSGWSYSSWKPKFYPSKLASAKFLSYYATRLNSVEVNYTFRTLPTEKLLAGWIASTPVHFKFTAKAHQVITHIKRLRDTRKYLLDFLHSLQPLRDEGRLGLILFQLPPNFKCDVARLIEFLDDLPHGIRCAFEFRHETWFCEEVFAALRARNAALCWAESEKLKTPEVRTANFSYLRLRKKKYSAAALKSVISKVGKLAQQGDVFAYFKHEETPEGAVCAVQVLRRARAS, from the coding sequence ATGGCTGAGATTTATGCAGGCACATCAGGATGGTCCTATTCGAGCTGGAAGCCAAAATTTTATCCTTCGAAGCTCGCTTCCGCGAAATTTCTCAGCTATTACGCGACCCGGCTCAACTCCGTCGAGGTGAACTATACGTTTCGTACTTTGCCAACGGAGAAACTTCTGGCCGGATGGATCGCTTCCACGCCTGTGCATTTCAAATTCACAGCCAAGGCGCACCAGGTAATCACGCACATCAAACGTCTGCGTGACACAAGAAAATATCTGTTGGATTTCCTCCACTCCCTGCAACCTTTGCGCGATGAAGGCAGACTGGGGCTCATTCTCTTTCAGTTGCCACCGAATTTTAAGTGTGACGTCGCGCGTCTTATTGAATTTCTCGACGATCTCCCGCACGGGATCCGCTGCGCGTTTGAATTTCGCCACGAAACCTGGTTTTGCGAGGAAGTTTTCGCGGCGCTTCGGGCAAGAAATGCCGCACTCTGCTGGGCCGAGAGCGAAAAGCTGAAAACACCCGAGGTTCGGACTGCGAACTTCTCTTATCTGCGCCTGCGCAAGAAAAAGTACTCTGCCGCAGCTCTCAAATCGGTCATTTCCAAGGTAGGAAAGCTCGCCCAGCAGGGCGATGTTTTCGCCTACTTCAAGCACGAAGAAACGCCCGAAGGCGCCGTTTGCGCCGTGCAAGTACTAAGGCGTGCGCGGGCCTCATAA
- a CDS encoding pyridoxal phosphate-dependent aminotransferase — protein MTKERGEGRSPYLEWAKLKSHATFNLATSGLDGYPLAKLAVKIEDLEISVAGSYGYPPLQERLAHRSGVAPECVVAANGTSMANHLVMAALIESGDEVLIEQPAYEPIVTAAEYFGARIRRLPRRTENGFQVDLQELKRIITPTTRLIILSNLHNPTGARTSDADLRQIGEIADVCGAHVLVDEVYLEALFDPRAHSAFHLGPNFVITSSLTKAFGLSGLRCGWILAPAPLAARMWRLNDLFGVIPAHVAELLSVIALDHLPEISDYARKRLETNRPFVRRFLDSRKDLSAISFTDGTVTFPKLLSGRIDDLCRILREKYDTSVVPGSFFEMPDHFRVGIGGETEMLHEGLRRLGIALDEVQ, from the coding sequence GTGACAAAAGAGCGCGGAGAAGGCAGATCGCCCTACCTGGAATGGGCAAAACTAAAATCGCACGCTACGTTTAATCTGGCCACGAGCGGTCTCGACGGCTATCCGCTCGCCAAGCTTGCCGTGAAAATCGAGGATCTCGAAATCTCCGTTGCAGGCAGCTATGGTTATCCGCCTCTGCAGGAGCGGCTCGCACACAGGAGTGGCGTCGCGCCGGAATGCGTTGTCGCCGCGAACGGCACGTCCATGGCCAACCACCTCGTAATGGCCGCGTTGATTGAGTCTGGAGACGAAGTCCTGATTGAGCAGCCTGCATACGAGCCGATCGTCACTGCCGCGGAGTATTTTGGCGCGCGGATTCGCCGCCTTCCGCGGCGAACAGAAAATGGATTTCAGGTTGATTTGCAAGAACTGAAGCGCATCATCACACCCACCACACGATTAATTATCCTCAGCAATCTTCATAATCCGACCGGCGCACGAACATCCGATGCGGACTTGCGGCAGATCGGTGAGATTGCGGATGTCTGCGGCGCCCATGTCCTGGTGGACGAAGTGTATCTGGAAGCTCTCTTCGATCCGCGCGCGCATTCCGCATTTCATCTTGGGCCGAATTTCGTAATAACCAGCAGCCTGACGAAAGCTTTTGGCCTTTCTGGCCTGCGATGTGGCTGGATTCTCGCCCCAGCTCCTTTGGCTGCGCGAATGTGGAGGCTCAATGATCTTTTTGGAGTGATTCCAGCCCACGTCGCGGAGTTATTGAGCGTGATCGCGCTGGATCATCTGCCGGAAATATCCGATTATGCCCGCAAGCGATTGGAAACGAATCGGCCCTTCGTTCGGCGCTTTCTGGATTCGCGAAAGGATCTATCTGCCATTTCCTTCACGGACGGCACAGTCACTTTTCCGAAGTTGCTATCGGGGCGAATCGATGATCTCTGCCGCATCCTGCGCGAAAAATACGATACCAGTGTTGTCCCCGGCAGCTTTTTTGAAATGCCGGATCACTTCCGCGTGGGGATCGGCGGGGAAACGGAGATGCTCCACGAAGGCCTGCGGCGGCTGGGCATTGCACTTGATGAAGTGCAATGA
- a CDS encoding 2-isopropylmalate synthase: protein MDTVQFFDTTLRDGEQSPGFSMNAEEKLRLARKLEQLGVDIIEAGFPVASVGERECVRKVAAEIRTSRVAALARARQEDVEAALTALEPAARPRLHVFLATSDLHLQAKLRISRQQALDAASRWVRYGREHCPEVEFSAEDASRSDIRFLLDVMETAAEAGATILNIPDTVGYSTPEEYGAIFHRVRSHLGRADGIIFSAHCHNDLGLAVANSLAAVRAGARQVECTINGIGERAGNASLEELAVALAVRQSFFGVRTNLHLEEIYSTSRMLSEITGVSVSPNKAVVGSNAFAHEAGIHQDGILKNPLTYEIIRPEAVGVPARRLVVGKHSGRNALRTRIEELGYRLSDDEVAQCYRAAMALADASKEITDRDLLTFAHQARRGRLTSDSINAADDSGAANAVSAASPVQ, encoded by the coding sequence ATGGATACCGTTCAGTTTTTTGACACGACTCTTCGTGACGGCGAGCAGTCGCCCGGGTTTTCGATGAATGCAGAAGAAAAGCTGCGTCTCGCTCGCAAACTCGAACAGCTCGGTGTGGACATTATCGAAGCAGGTTTTCCCGTCGCTTCCGTGGGGGAGCGCGAATGCGTTCGGAAGGTTGCCGCAGAAATTCGCACGTCGCGCGTTGCCGCGCTCGCGCGAGCTCGTCAGGAAGATGTCGAGGCTGCGCTGACAGCCCTCGAACCGGCCGCCCGCCCGCGATTGCATGTCTTCCTGGCCACTTCCGACCTTCATCTGCAAGCCAAATTACGAATTTCCCGCCAGCAGGCGCTCGATGCCGCGTCGCGCTGGGTACGCTATGGACGCGAGCATTGCCCGGAAGTTGAATTTTCGGCCGAGGATGCGAGCCGCAGCGATATCCGTTTTCTTCTCGATGTGATGGAGACGGCTGCTGAAGCGGGGGCCACGATCCTGAATATTCCGGACACGGTGGGTTACAGTACGCCCGAAGAGTACGGCGCGATTTTTCATCGCGTGCGGAGCCATTTGGGCCGCGCCGACGGGATTATTTTTAGTGCGCATTGCCACAATGACCTTGGCCTCGCGGTAGCCAATTCGCTGGCTGCAGTGCGGGCCGGCGCGCGCCAGGTCGAGTGCACGATTAACGGCATCGGCGAACGGGCTGGCAATGCTTCGCTGGAAGAGCTTGCTGTCGCGCTGGCGGTGCGGCAGAGTTTCTTCGGCGTGCGCACAAATCTTCATCTTGAAGAAATCTATTCCACCAGCCGAATGCTTTCGGAAATTACCGGCGTCAGCGTCTCTCCCAACAAGGCCGTCGTCGGATCCAATGCCTTCGCTCACGAAGCGGGAATCCATCAGGACGGCATCCTCAAGAATCCACTGACGTACGAAATCATTCGGCCGGAGGCTGTTGGCGTTCCCGCGCGGCGTCTCGTGGTCGGCAAGCATTCCGGGCGTAATGCTCTGCGGACGCGCATCGAAGAGCTTGGTTATCGATTGAGTGACGACGAGGTAGCGCAGTGCTATCGTGCTGCTATGGCTCTTGCCGACGCTTCCAAGGAGATCACGGACCGCGATTTGCTGACATTCGCACACCAGGCGCGTCGCGGTCGCTTGACGAGCGATTCCATAAACGCGGCTGATGATAGCGGCGCAGCAAACGCGGTCAGCGCAGCGAGTCCGGTGCAATGA
- a CDS encoding helix-turn-helix transcriptional regulator, whose protein sequence is MLTAMPASSEIGVAPPRGSELAPEGDFLLSLGKRVRELRNRRGMTRKMMAKEADVSERHLAQLEIGEGNISIVLLRRITAALHVSLAELFVPETERSMEKRLLLRFLERLPASRREDAVLRLMRDLSHEEKTRRSRIALIGLRGAGKSTLGSKLSKEMKISFVELDAEIEKEAGMPLAEIFSFYGQSGYREIEKRTLKRALEEFPQVILSVGGGVVSEKETYDFLMSNCYTIWIKAQPEEHMARVIAQGDFRAMAGNDRAMEDLRRILDSREPLYRQADICIDTSGSSVEESFAKLKVSLQADRE, encoded by the coding sequence ATGTTGACGGCTATGCCAGCATCGAGCGAAATCGGCGTTGCTCCCCCCCGTGGAAGCGAACTGGCTCCTGAAGGCGACTTTCTGCTCTCGCTTGGCAAGCGCGTGCGCGAACTCCGCAATCGCCGCGGCATGACCCGCAAAATGATGGCAAAAGAAGCAGACGTATCCGAGCGTCATCTTGCGCAGCTCGAAATCGGCGAGGGAAACATATCCATCGTGCTCTTGCGCCGGATTACTGCGGCTCTGCATGTTTCTCTTGCCGAACTCTTCGTTCCGGAAACCGAAAGATCCATGGAGAAACGGCTGCTCTTGCGTTTTCTGGAACGGCTTCCCGCCAGTCGCCGCGAGGATGCTGTTCTCCGGCTAATGCGTGATTTAAGTCATGAGGAAAAGACGCGCCGCAGCCGAATCGCCCTGATCGGCTTGCGTGGTGCAGGCAAGTCCACTCTCGGCTCAAAGCTGAGCAAGGAAATGAAAATCTCTTTCGTCGAACTGGATGCTGAAATCGAAAAAGAAGCCGGAATGCCTCTTGCGGAGATTTTTTCTTTTTATGGACAGTCCGGCTATCGCGAGATCGAAAAGCGTACACTGAAACGCGCCCTCGAGGAATTTCCGCAGGTGATTCTTTCCGTCGGTGGCGGCGTCGTTTCGGAAAAAGAAACTTACGATTTTCTGATGTCCAATTGTTACACCATTTGGATCAAGGCTCAGCCGGAAGAGCACATGGCGCGTGTGATCGCGCAGGGCGATTTTCGCGCTATGGCTGGAAACGATCGAGCCATGGAGGACTTGCGCCGGATTCTCGATTCCCGTGAACCGCTCTACCGGCAAGCGGACATATGTATCGATACTTCGGGCAGTTCCGTTGAAGAAAGCTTCGCCAAATTGAAGGTCTCCTTGCAGGCCGATAGGGAGTAG
- the boxC gene encoding 2,3-epoxybenzoyl-CoA dihydrolase, producing MDAVASQQHLSALDAPDYQTDPSRYKHWKLSFDGPVATLTMDVAEDGGIRPGYKLKLNSYDLGVDIELHDALQRIRFEHPEIRSVIISSAKNRVFCSGANIYMLGLSSHAWKVNFCKFTNETRNGIEDSSAHSGLKFIAACNGTTAGGGYELALACDEIILIDDRSSAVSLPELPLLGVLPGTGGLTRVTDKRHVRRDHADIFCTNPDGVRGQRAKDWRLVDEVIKPQQFAEHVKQRALELAKQSDRPVDAKGISLTPLKRTVDEAGLHYEYVDVHLDRQGRTATLTVRAPESIVEYTVEKALAAGAAWWPLQMARELDDAILTLRTSELGLGLWIFKTAGNPDSVLAIDKFILSHESNWFVREVLGMLRRTFARLDVTSRSMFAIVEPGSCFAGTLLELALAADRVYMRDAEEVSSPSFVMLSEMNFGPLTMANHLPRLASRFYQDAAQLDSLRARIGVKLSARDALEAGLATAAPDDLDWEDEIRQAVELRSAQSPDALTGLEANLRFGGTETIETRIFGRLSAWQNWIFIRPNAVGANGALKVYGTGAPVKFNWERV from the coding sequence GTGGACGCAGTTGCAAGCCAACAGCATCTGTCTGCTCTGGATGCACCCGACTATCAAACTGACCCTTCACGTTACAAGCACTGGAAACTTTCATTCGATGGTCCGGTTGCCACGCTGACTATGGACGTAGCGGAAGACGGGGGAATCCGTCCCGGTTACAAGCTCAAGCTCAATTCCTACGACCTCGGAGTCGATATTGAGCTGCACGACGCTTTGCAGCGGATACGTTTCGAGCATCCGGAAATTCGATCTGTAATTATCAGCAGCGCGAAAAATCGGGTGTTCTGCTCGGGTGCCAATATCTATATGCTCGGCCTTTCGTCGCATGCGTGGAAGGTCAATTTCTGCAAATTCACTAACGAAACGCGAAACGGAATTGAAGACTCGAGCGCGCATTCCGGATTGAAATTCATCGCCGCTTGCAACGGAACAACTGCTGGCGGCGGCTACGAATTGGCGCTGGCATGCGACGAAATCATTCTGATCGACGACCGCTCCTCAGCAGTCAGTCTGCCTGAACTACCTCTGCTGGGCGTTTTGCCCGGCACCGGCGGCCTCACGCGCGTCACCGACAAACGGCACGTTCGCCGGGATCACGCCGACATATTTTGCACCAATCCAGATGGTGTGCGCGGCCAAAGAGCGAAAGATTGGCGATTGGTCGACGAAGTCATCAAGCCGCAGCAGTTTGCTGAGCACGTGAAGCAGCGCGCGCTCGAACTCGCGAAGCAAAGCGACCGTCCCGTGGACGCGAAGGGAATTTCGCTCACACCCTTGAAACGCACTGTGGACGAGGCTGGCCTGCATTATGAGTATGTTGATGTGCATCTGGATCGACAGGGCCGAACAGCAACGCTAACCGTTCGCGCGCCTGAATCTATTGTCGAATACACAGTCGAGAAGGCATTAGCGGCTGGCGCGGCGTGGTGGCCTCTTCAGATGGCGCGCGAATTGGATGACGCCATCCTGACCCTGCGCACGAGCGAACTGGGGCTGGGCCTCTGGATCTTCAAGACCGCTGGAAATCCTGACTCGGTCCTGGCAATAGATAAATTCATCTTGAGCCACGAATCCAATTGGTTCGTCCGCGAAGTTCTGGGCATGCTTCGCCGCACGTTTGCGCGACTCGACGTGACTTCGCGCTCCATGTTTGCCATTGTTGAACCTGGCTCTTGCTTCGCAGGCACGCTGCTGGAACTTGCGCTCGCTGCCGATCGCGTCTATATGCGCGACGCCGAAGAAGTTTCGAGCCCCTCCTTTGTGATGCTTTCAGAAATGAACTTCGGCCCTCTTACTATGGCTAATCATCTTCCCCGCTTGGCATCGCGTTTCTATCAGGATGCTGCGCAACTGGATTCACTGCGCGCGCGGATTGGCGTGAAACTTTCCGCTCGCGACGCCCTTGAGGCCGGACTGGCTACCGCAGCGCCTGATGATCTGGATTGGGAAGATGAAATTCGCCAGGCCGTCGAGCTGCGGAGCGCACAATCACCCGACGCATTGACGGGCCTCGAAGCAAATTTGCGTTTTGGCGGCACCGAAACGATCGAGACGAGGATCTTCGGCCGACTTTCTGCGTGGCAGAACTGGATTTTTATTCGCCCGAACGCCGTCGGCGCCAATGGAGCCTTGAAAGTTTACGGAACAGGCGCGCCGGTGAAATTCAATTGGGAGCGCGTTTAG